In uncultured Bacteroides sp., one genomic interval encodes:
- a CDS encoding glycoside hydrolase family 2 TIM barrel-domain containing protein produces MMKKNSLIVALLSLICATGLFAQNRYELNSGWKCRSIKEEKASGEDISAPSYTLSGWKNAVVPGTVLTTMLANKEIPDPFYGMNNEQIPDIYKTGRDYYTYWFVKNFKEEQPENGNQVWLKFRGINYSCRIYLNGELVNKEPYEGMYLRKSYNITKLLSKTGDNRLAVIVFPPDPVGNPNGGQGGDGTIARGVSHQYVAGWDWIRPIRDRNTGIWDKVYIEKTGSVNLSDPHIITQVPGKRTPEGKQSEALIKVSTEVENASDNVVSGVVKFSVEGNVISKEVTLEPNSKQTVSLPIYKMQNPRLWWPSGYGEQNLYKSEISFEEKNKEISDSENLQFGVREIQTQWNPITSSREIHVNGQKIFIKGGNWIISDAMLRFTPERYDTEIRYHRDMNLNLIRIWGGALVERPEFYEACDRYGMLVFQDFWMSGDCNGRWLDPMKKEDQWTRRNYPDNHSLFLECAADMVKMVRNHPSLAIWCGGNEIAPPDDILTVLRDSIIAKLDGTRMFFDFSNTERMSLNTIGGNGDGPYSIQPLSVFWNYKTWPFNSEVGSVGVGDYESLKRFIPEKNMVLPVYHPNEKPNETADSVWTYHNYTGVGYEGFLEPYGTPSDIKDFCMKAQLVNYDQYRGLMEGFSSHMWNWYTGVIIWKTQNPWTAMRGQMYDYYLDPNACLFGLRNGSEMLHAMCNPIDGTLMLVNNGFKACDNLTLTATWFEMNGQSSEITQQSTSIDASSSKKLFSIKKKLDVLAKEKGGFLRLQLMDESKQVVSENIYWLADGTGKYSGLSVMNKARLKVSVKPLKAGKVEVTLSNPANNPVAFFNRVSVVDKKTGERVLPVFYSDNYFSVVPGGEKKIEIEYNASSKSRQVITVAGWNVELQEITIPKIK; encoded by the coding sequence ATGATGAAAAAAAACAGTCTGATAGTCGCTTTGCTTTCTCTGATCTGTGCGACAGGTCTTTTTGCTCAGAACCGCTATGAACTCAATAGCGGCTGGAAGTGCAGATCAATAAAAGAAGAAAAAGCCTCGGGAGAGGATATCTCCGCACCATCCTATACTTTATCGGGATGGAAGAATGCCGTAGTTCCGGGCACTGTTCTAACCACGATGCTTGCCAACAAAGAGATACCTGATCCTTTCTATGGCATGAACAACGAGCAGATACCAGATATCTATAAAACCGGCAGGGATTACTATACCTACTGGTTTGTGAAGAACTTCAAAGAAGAACAACCTGAAAACGGAAACCAGGTATGGCTTAAATTCCGAGGCATCAACTATAGCTGCAGGATATACCTCAATGGTGAACTTGTAAACAAGGAACCGTACGAAGGCATGTATCTTCGCAAATCATACAATATTACCAAACTTTTATCAAAGACAGGAGATAACCGCCTTGCAGTGATAGTCTTTCCTCCCGATCCTGTTGGTAATCCCAACGGAGGCCAGGGAGGTGACGGAACAATCGCACGCGGAGTCTCTCACCAGTATGTAGCCGGCTGGGACTGGATTCGCCCCATCCGTGACCGTAATACCGGAATCTGGGATAAGGTATATATTGAAAAGACAGGTAGTGTGAATTTAAGTGATCCGCATATCATTACTCAGGTTCCCGGCAAACGCACCCCCGAAGGCAAACAGAGCGAAGCCCTGATTAAAGTTTCGACGGAAGTAGAAAATGCTTCGGATAACGTAGTGTCGGGTGTGGTTAAGTTTTCTGTTGAAGGAAACGTAATCTCCAAAGAAGTAACCCTTGAGCCTAATTCAAAACAGACTGTTTCCTTACCTATTTATAAGATGCAGAATCCTCGTCTTTGGTGGCCTTCCGGTTACGGTGAACAGAATCTTTATAAATCTGAAATCTCTTTTGAAGAAAAGAACAAAGAGATTTCAGACAGTGAAAACCTTCAGTTTGGTGTAAGAGAAATCCAGACTCAGTGGAACCCTATAACCAGTAGCCGTGAAATACATGTCAATGGTCAGAAAATCTTTATCAAAGGCGGTAACTGGATTATCTCGGATGCAATGCTTCGTTTTACTCCCGAACGCTACGATACCGAAATCCGTTATCACCGTGATATGAATCTGAACCTGATTCGTATCTGGGGTGGTGCTCTGGTAGAACGTCCTGAGTTCTATGAAGCCTGCGACCGCTATGGTATGCTTGTGTTCCAGGATTTCTGGATGTCTGGCGACTGCAACGGACGATGGCTTGATCCAATGAAAAAGGAAGATCAGTGGACACGTAGAAACTATCCGGATAACCACAGCCTGTTCCTGGAATGTGCAGCCGATATGGTTAAGATGGTACGTAACCACCCTTCACTGGCAATCTGGTGTGGCGGAAATGAAATTGCTCCCCCAGATGATATCCTGACTGTTTTGCGCGATTCAATTATCGCCAAACTGGATGGTACCCGTATGTTCTTTGATTTCTCCAATACCGAAAGAATGTCATTAAATACCATTGGTGGAAACGGAGATGGTCCATACTCCATCCAACCCCTTAGTGTGTTCTGGAACTACAAGACCTGGCCTTTCAACTCGGAAGTCGGTTCAGTGGGAGTAGGCGACTATGAATCACTGAAACGCTTCATTCCGGAAAAGAACATGGTACTTCCTGTTTATCATCCGAATGAGAAACCAAACGAAACAGCCGATTCTGTATGGACTTACCATAATTATACCGGTGTAGGCTATGAAGGCTTCCTGGAACCTTACGGAACCCCATCGGATATCAAAGATTTCTGCATGAAGGCGCAGCTGGTTAACTATGATCAATACCGCGGACTGATGGAAGGCTTCAGTTCTCACATGTGGAACTGGTACACCGGTGTAATAATCTGGAAGACTCAGAATCCATGGACAGCCATGCGTGGTCAGATGTACGATTACTACCTTGATCCTAATGCTTGTTTGTTCGGTCTTAGAAACGGAAGTGAAATGCTTCATGCCATGTGCAATCCTATCGATGGCACTCTGATGCTTGTCAATAACGGCTTCAAGGCATGTGATAATCTGACACTGACAGCAACCTGGTTTGAAATGAACGGACAGAGCAGTGAGATAACTCAACAATCAACCTCCATTGATGCTTCCAGCAGCAAAAAACTGTTCTCCATAAAGAAAAAACTAGATGTTCTTGCCAAAGAGAAAGGCGGTTTCCTCCGTCTTCAATTGATGGACGAAAGCAAACAGGTTGTAAGTGAGAACATCTATTGGCTGGCTGACGGAACAGGCAAATACAGCGGTCTGTCTGTAATGAATAAAGCCAGACTTAAGGTTTCAGTAAAACCATTGAAGGCAGGTAAAGTGGAAGTCACCCTTTCCAATCCGGCCAATAATCCGGTAGCATTCTTTAACCGTGTATCTGTTGTTGATAAGAAAACAGGTGAAAGAGTCCTTCCTGTATTCTATAGCGATAACTATTTCTCAGTAGTTCCGGGTGGCGAGAAGAAGATTGAAATAGAATATAATGCTTCTTCCAAATCGCGTCAGGTAATTACTGTTGCAGGATGGAATGTAGAATTACAAGAGATAACCATACCTAAAATTAAATAG
- a CDS encoding glycoside hydrolase family 88 protein: protein MAKSEMIRCPQSWQLDFQPKLKWDYCHGLELGAILDVYDMYSDKKFFDYALSYADTMTYEDGRIETYNPNELSLDRINTGKFYFRIYEQTKNEKYKKALDLLRNQFDRQPRTSEGGFWHKKVYPHQMWLDGIYMGSPFYAEYAFRNNRPQDYADIIKQFVVIARHTYDPANGLYRHAWDESREQKWADKKTGQSAHCWGRAMGWYAMALVDALDYIPKHEAGRDSMLNILNNVATQIKKYQDKKTGLWYQVIDRSGDKGNYLESSCSTMFVYTLFKAVRMGYIDKSYLQVAEKGYKGILHDFIEVDKQGVVSITRACAVAGLGGTPYRAGDYEYYINEKIRPNDPKAVGPFILSSLEWERLHK, encoded by the coding sequence ATGGCTAAATCTGAAATGATTCGTTGTCCGCAATCCTGGCAATTGGACTTTCAGCCAAAGTTGAAATGGGACTATTGTCATGGATTGGAACTTGGGGCAATTCTTGATGTGTATGATATGTATAGCGATAAAAAGTTTTTTGATTATGCATTGTCTTATGCTGATACTATGACTTATGAAGATGGTAGAATTGAAACATATAATCCAAACGAACTTAGTCTGGATCGTATTAATACCGGTAAATTTTATTTTCGTATCTATGAACAAACTAAAAATGAAAAATACAAGAAAGCACTTGATCTTTTAAGAAATCAGTTCGATAGGCAGCCTCGAACTTCAGAAGGAGGCTTTTGGCACAAGAAGGTTTATCCTCATCAGATGTGGCTGGATGGTATTTATATGGGGTCTCCTTTTTATGCAGAATATGCTTTTCGCAATAACCGTCCTCAGGATTATGCTGACATAATTAAACAGTTTGTAGTAATAGCCCGCCATACTTATGATCCTGCTAATGGACTTTATCGACATGCATGGGATGAAAGTCGCGAACAGAAATGGGCCGACAAAAAAACGGGTCAGAGTGCTCATTGCTGGGGACGTGCTATGGGATGGTATGCCATGGCCCTTGTGGATGCTCTCGATTATATTCCTAAGCATGAAGCAGGGCGAGATTCTATGCTGAACATTTTGAATAATGTGGCAACTCAAATTAAAAAATATCAGGACAAGAAAACCGGTCTTTGGTATCAGGTGATTGACCGAAGCGGAGATAAGGGGAATTATCTGGAATCTTCTTGCTCTACCATGTTTGTATATACGTTGTTTAAAGCTGTTCGCATGGGATATATTGATAAATCTTATCTGCAGGTTGCTGAAAAGGGATATAAAGGAATTCTTCATGATTTTATAGAAGTTGATAAACAAGGTGTTGTTTCCATAACAAGAGCATGCGCAGTGGCAGGATTGGGTGGTACTCCATATCGTGCAGGAGACTATGAGTATTATATTAACGAGAAAATTCGTCCAAATGATCCTAAAGCAGTAGGCCCATTTATTTTGTCTAGTCTTGAATGGGAAAGACTTCATAAATAA
- a CDS encoding glycoside hydrolase family 125 protein, with protein sequence MTSRRDFLKKGGLGLASLALGGTLDSYGKAVSGIFAEKNYVSQRPELAKRQFTSKAVEEAIVRVKKKIKDPKLAWMFENCYPNTLDTTVHFKMIGNRPDTVVYTGDIHAMWLRDSVGQTLPYLQLVEKDPQLKLMFQGLINRQNQCILIDPYANAFNEGPTGSEWKSDLTNMKPELHERKWEIDSLCFPIRLAYNYWKKTGDISVFDSTWEKAMHAVVRTFKEQQRKDGLGPYKFQRKTEKQLDTQSNDGYGSPVKPVGLIVSTFRPSDDASTFGFLIPSNLFAVKSLKQLAEILRSVKNDTAFANDCEALADEVMTAINKYAVIEHPKYGKIYAYEIDGFGGVLLMDDANVPGLLSLPYLDCVSADDEIYQNTRKFVWSEDNPYFFKGTAGEGIGGPHVSHVGLSMIWPLSIIIKAMTTSDDNEIKTCIRMLRDTDADTGFMHESFDKNDPKNYTRSWFAWLNSTFGELIMKLDKENKLYLLS encoded by the coding sequence ATGACTTCACGTAGAGATTTTCTAAAAAAAGGAGGGCTGGGATTAGCTTCTCTAGCTCTTGGAGGAACGCTTGATTCTTATGGGAAAGCAGTATCCGGAATATTTGCTGAAAAGAATTATGTTTCTCAACGACCTGAACTAGCAAAGCGTCAATTCACTTCTAAGGCTGTTGAAGAAGCTATTGTTCGGGTGAAAAAGAAGATCAAAGATCCAAAATTGGCCTGGATGTTTGAAAACTGTTACCCAAATACACTAGATACTACTGTTCATTTTAAAATGATAGGCAACAGACCTGATACCGTTGTTTATACGGGTGACATTCATGCTATGTGGTTGCGTGATTCAGTAGGACAGACACTTCCTTATTTGCAGTTAGTAGAAAAAGATCCACAATTGAAGCTGATGTTTCAGGGACTTATAAATCGCCAAAATCAATGTATTTTGATTGATCCGTATGCAAACGCATTCAATGAAGGACCTACTGGAAGTGAATGGAAAAGTGACTTGACGAATATGAAACCAGAACTTCATGAACGTAAATGGGAAATTGATTCTTTGTGTTTCCCAATTCGTTTGGCTTATAATTATTGGAAGAAAACGGGTGATATATCAGTTTTTGATTCTACCTGGGAAAAAGCTATGCATGCTGTGGTTCGTACTTTTAAGGAACAACAGCGTAAAGATGGATTAGGACCATATAAGTTTCAGCGTAAAACAGAGAAACAATTAGATACACAATCTAACGATGGATATGGTTCACCTGTGAAACCTGTTGGACTTATAGTTTCAACTTTCCGTCCTTCGGATGACGCTTCTACCTTTGGCTTCCTGATACCTTCTAATCTTTTTGCTGTAAAATCATTGAAACAATTAGCTGAAATATTGCGTAGTGTGAAAAATGATACAGCATTTGCGAATGATTGTGAGGCTCTGGCGGATGAAGTAATGACTGCAATTAACAAATATGCAGTCATAGAGCATCCTAAATATGGAAAGATATATGCTTATGAAATAGATGGTTTTGGTGGAGTCTTGTTAATGGATGATGCCAATGTTCCAGGATTACTTTCTTTGCCTTATCTTGATTGCGTATCTGCAGATGATGAGATTTATCAGAATACTCGTAAATTTGTATGGAGTGAAGATAATCCTTACTTCTTTAAAGGTACTGCAGGAGAAGGGATTGGTGGTCCTCACGTTTCACATGTGGGACTTAGTATGATTTGGCCATTAAGCATAATCATAAAAGCAATGACAACTTCGGATGATAATGAGATTAAAACATGTATAAGAATGTTGCGTGATACAGATGCCGATACTGGTTTTATGCATGAATCTTTTGATAAAAATGATCCAAAGAACTATACCAGAAGCTGGTTTGCATGGTTAAATTCAACCTTTGGCGAATTGATTATGAAATTGGATAAAGAAAATAAATTGTATTTACTTTCCTAA
- a CDS encoding pectinesterase family protein: MFTKLVKTFFLMVVFCTTAQAQVQDTIVVARDGSGKYRNIQEAVESVRAFMDYTVTIYVKKGVYKEKIVIPSWLKNVVFVGEDANNTIITYDDHANINKMGTFRTYTVKVEGNNITFKNLTIENNAEQLGQAVALHTEGDKLAFINCRFLGNQDTIYTGTEGTRLFFADCYIEGTTDFIFGPSTALFERCTIYSKRNSYITAASTPKDVKFGYVFKECKLTAAPEVTKVYLGRPWRPYAATIFMNCEFGKHILPVGWHNWNNSENEKTTRYAEYMNTGEGASTQNRVGWSKQLTKKEAAEYSVEKIFKRSDEWCCYK; the protein is encoded by the coding sequence ATGTTTACAAAACTAGTTAAGACTTTTTTTTTAATGGTTGTTTTTTGTACTACTGCTCAGGCTCAGGTACAGGATACAATAGTTGTAGCCCGTGATGGGAGTGGCAAGTATAGAAATATTCAGGAGGCTGTTGAAAGTGTACGTGCCTTTATGGATTATACAGTTACTATTTATGTAAAGAAAGGAGTGTATAAAGAAAAAATAGTCATTCCTTCATGGCTTAAAAATGTAGTATTTGTAGGTGAAGATGCAAATAATACGATTATTACTTATGATGATCATGCGAATATTAACAAGATGGGAACATTTCGTACTTATACTGTAAAGGTGGAAGGTAATAATATTACTTTCAAGAACCTGACTATTGAAAATAATGCAGAACAGTTAGGACAAGCAGTTGCGCTTCATACCGAAGGAGATAAACTGGCGTTTATTAATTGTCGTTTCCTAGGTAATCAGGATACTATATATACAGGTACAGAAGGCACTCGTCTTTTTTTTGCCGATTGTTATATAGAAGGAACTACCGATTTTATTTTTGGCCCTTCGACTGCATTATTTGAACGGTGTACCATTTACAGTAAACGAAACTCATATATAACTGCAGCATCTACGCCAAAGGATGTGAAGTTTGGTTATGTATTTAAAGAGTGTAAGCTTACTGCGGCTCCTGAAGTTACAAAAGTATACCTGGGTCGTCCATGGAGACCATATGCTGCTACTATTTTTATGAATTGTGAATTTGGAAAACATATTCTTCCTGTTGGATGGCATAACTGGAACAATAGCGAGAATGAGAAAACAACACGTTATGCAGAATATATGAATACCGGTGAAGGTGCTTCTACTCAGAACCGAGTTGGCTGGAGCAAGCAATTAACAAAGAAAGAAGCTGCTGAATATTCTGTAGAGAAAATATTTAAGAGGAGTGATGAGTGGTGCTGTTATAAATAG
- a CDS encoding TonB-dependent receptor has protein sequence MSRKTLARMAIASLLLSIFCLSSFAQSRLVSGVVTDASNSPLIGVNVSIVGTSSGTMTDLDGQYSLSVPANAKLKFSFIGFVTQTVVVGNQTKINIKLVEDAQSLDEVVVIGYGTVKKRDLTGSVSSVKADEIAKVSTSNAIQAMQAKVPGLDIQQSDGQAGSGLSMTLRGNRSISASNSPLILVDGVEYGSTLDISPSDIESMEVLKDASSTAIYGTKGANGVIIITTKRGKAGKTQVNLNAYVSSNRPTNVPQVMYGRKEVQRLIDKANYQADLASGNWGSSNLTPENVLTESLEDFTELGIYQDNSYTDWADMILKNGLTQNYEASVSGGNENTNFSLSLGAMYEEGLLKNDDQDRYNVKANVDHKISKMFKVGTSLLYTYKNHNARQASVFSQAMKMTTITHAYTADGTLIATPNPRYAAHCNPLLDEVEGAYQKNVETTRFFGNAYLEATPLKNLNLKSMFAVDRSNVRDGVYQDFQSVARYQSPGTGNISSDYSNSTKFTWENTMNYNTNFGGTKHDLSGLLGHSMTQSVYEASSTYGDCGKEHYYKSAFYDLSKITASTTTSSYVKSSMLSFFGRLNYKFDEKYLLTASVRADGSSALADGHKWGYFPSVAGAWRVIDESFLKDTKDWMSNLKLRASWGLSGNAAVDAYSTLTSLSSDNVYYYLGGTDIAGKVPSTMGNTDLTWEKTSAFDFGLDFGFFNNRISGSIDYYLSHTYDLLYYKSVPASSVFPSVLANIGETKGSGLEVALNTLIINSKNFSWDVNWSYATSKDKVTKLSDGVERNISGVTGQIVGQPVSIFYDYETNGCWNVGEYDTYKTAWAERHPGETLGYLSAYGVAGTMKLVDRNDDGKLDDSDKRVYRRTPKHVLGMNNTFTYKDFSLSVLLYARLGGYISYDMNSQLNYETANWGDLDYWTPNNVEAKFPSPGAASTIYSTYATSLKYEKADYLKIKDITLSYNLPTKLISRAGIQKLKLYGSLKNFFTFSDIDNYDAERGGSISFPLSKQVVVGVNVQF, from the coding sequence ATGAGTAGAAAAACGCTAGCCAGAATGGCAATTGCATCTCTCTTGTTGAGTATCTTTTGCTTATCTTCTTTTGCACAGAGTCGTTTGGTCTCCGGTGTTGTAACAGATGCAAGTAACAGTCCATTAATAGGAGTAAATGTTTCTATCGTGGGTACATCAAGCGGAACAATGACCGATCTTGATGGACAATATTCACTTTCTGTCCCAGCAAACGCAAAACTAAAGTTCTCTTTTATTGGTTTTGTAACACAAACCGTAGTTGTAGGTAATCAGACTAAAATCAACATTAAACTTGTTGAGGATGCACAAAGTCTTGATGAGGTTGTAGTAATTGGTTATGGTACTGTAAAGAAGCGTGACTTAACCGGATCTGTATCTTCTGTTAAAGCAGATGAAATAGCAAAGGTTTCAACAAGTAATGCTATCCAAGCCATGCAGGCTAAGGTACCAGGATTAGATATTCAGCAATCAGACGGTCAGGCTGGTTCTGGTTTATCAATGACTCTTCGTGGTAACCGTTCTATTTCAGCATCAAATAGTCCTCTGATTCTGGTAGATGGAGTTGAATATGGATCGACTCTTGATATAAGTCCATCTGATATTGAATCTATGGAAGTATTAAAAGATGCTTCATCTACAGCAATCTATGGTACTAAAGGAGCAAATGGTGTTATCATTATTACAACAAAACGTGGTAAGGCAGGTAAAACACAGGTAAACCTGAATGCTTATGTATCTTCAAACAGACCTACAAATGTACCGCAAGTTATGTATGGAAGAAAAGAAGTACAACGTTTGATTGATAAAGCAAACTATCAGGCAGACTTAGCCTCAGGTAATTGGGGATCAAGTAACCTTACTCCGGAAAATGTATTGACTGAAAGTCTTGAAGATTTTACAGAATTAGGTATCTATCAGGATAATTCATATACAGACTGGGCAGATATGATTCTTAAGAATGGTTTGACTCAGAATTATGAAGCTTCAGTATCCGGTGGAAACGAAAATACAAATTTTAGTCTTTCTTTAGGTGCTATGTATGAAGAAGGCTTGTTGAAGAATGATGATCAGGACCGTTATAATGTGAAAGCAAATGTTGATCATAAAATTAGCAAGATGTTTAAAGTAGGTACCAGCTTACTATATACATATAAGAATCACAATGCACGCCAAGCAAGTGTATTTTCACAAGCGATGAAAATGACTACTATTACCCATGCTTATACAGCAGATGGAACATTAATAGCAACTCCTAATCCTCGTTATGCTGCACATTGTAACCCTTTACTTGATGAGGTTGAGGGCGCTTATCAAAAAAATGTAGAAACAACACGTTTCTTTGGTAATGCATACCTTGAAGCAACTCCTTTAAAAAATTTAAATTTAAAATCGATGTTTGCGGTTGATCGTAGCAACGTTCGTGATGGTGTTTATCAAGACTTTCAGAGTGTAGCCCGCTACCAATCTCCCGGTACTGGTAATATTTCATCTGATTATTCAAATTCAACCAAATTTACTTGGGAAAACACGATGAACTATAATACAAACTTTGGTGGTACAAAACATGATCTTTCCGGTTTATTAGGACATAGTATGACTCAGAGTGTATATGAAGCAAGTTCTACTTATGGTGATTGCGGCAAAGAACACTATTATAAAAGTGCTTTCTATGATTTATCTAAGATTACTGCGTCTACTACTACTAGTTCTTATGTAAAATCTTCAATGTTATCATTCTTTGGACGTTTGAACTATAAATTTGATGAAAAATATTTGCTTACGGCTTCTGTACGTGCAGATGGTTCTTCTGCTTTAGCTGATGGTCATAAATGGGGCTATTTCCCTTCAGTTGCCGGTGCATGGAGAGTTATTGACGAATCATTTTTGAAAGATACAAAAGACTGGATGTCAAACTTAAAGCTTCGTGCATCTTGGGGACTTTCAGGTAACGCTGCTGTTGATGCTTATAGCACATTGACTTCATTGAGTAGTGATAATGTTTATTATTACTTAGGTGGTACAGACATTGCTGGAAAAGTTCCTAGTACAATGGGTAATACTGATTTGACTTGGGAAAAGACTTCTGCATTCGATTTTGGTCTTGATTTTGGTTTCTTCAATAATCGTATTTCAGGTAGTATTGATTATTATCTAAGTCATACTTATGATTTGTTATATTATAAAAGCGTTCCGGCTTCATCTGTATTTCCTAGCGTTTTGGCTAATATCGGTGAAACAAAGGGTAGCGGTCTTGAAGTAGCTTTGAATACATTGATTATTAATTCTAAGAATTTTTCCTGGGATGTAAACTGGTCTTATGCAACATCTAAAGATAAAGTAACTAAATTGTCTGATGGCGTTGAAAGAAACATCAGTGGAGTAACAGGGCAAATTGTAGGCCAGCCGGTTTCTATTTTCTATGACTATGAAACAAACGGTTGCTGGAATGTTGGCGAATATGATACTTATAAAACTGCATGGGCAGAACGTCATCCAGGTGAAACACTAGGTTACTTGTCAGCTTATGGAGTTGCCGGAACAATGAAACTTGTTGATCGCAACGATGATGGTAAGTTAGATGATAGTGACAAACGTGTATACAGACGTACTCCTAAACATGTATTAGGTATGAATAATACCTTTACTTATAAAGATTTCTCTTTATCAGTATTATTATATGCTCGTTTAGGTGGATATATTTCTTATGATATGAATTCACAATTGAACTATGAAACAGCAAACTGGGGCGATTTGGATTATTGGACTCCAAATAATGTGGAAGCAAAATTCCCAAGTCCGGGTGCCGCAAGTACTATTTATTCAACTTATGCAACTTCTTTGAAGTATGAGAAGGCTGATTATCTGAAGATTAAAGACATAACTCTATCCTACAATTTACCTACTAAACTAATTTCCAGAGCAGGTATTCAAAAACTTAAATTGTATGGTTCATTGAAGAACTTCTTTACATTCAGTGATATTGATAATTATGATGCTGAACGTGGTGGCTCTATTTCTTTCCCATTATCAAAGCAAGTTGTAGTTGGTGTTAATGTTCAATTCTAA
- a CDS encoding MraY family glycosyltransferase encodes MEDHKVCIVFIALGFILSLIIESIILPKIILISRKKSLFDIPDERKLHENPIPRLGGVSFLPVLLLVILIILYAKVNIWNFRLERLGILMMLVCGMLILYITGIKDDISGVSYQKKFIMQFIASAFLVSSGTYINNFYGLFGIYQIPIAIGIPFTIILCIFITNSINLIDGLDGLASGISAFALVAYGYMFFISKQWSFSIICFSMLGILVPFFYYNVFSKNKIFMGDTGSLLLGYLLSFLGIRLAMNIPELSANGPSSKILTAGSALFIPMFDAVKVMYARLCIHRSMFCPDRRHIHHRLIDIGISQRSAMFILVSAAIIITLSNYWGAKYIDINIIFIADVITIYICNKAIAYQRYKKKVLITSLVKFPKEEFKDRKNEIE; translated from the coding sequence ATGGAAGACCATAAAGTTTGCATTGTATTTATAGCTTTGGGATTCATCCTTTCGCTAATAATTGAAAGTATAATTCTGCCAAAGATCATATTAATTTCAAGGAAAAAAAGCTTGTTTGATATTCCAGACGAAAGAAAACTACATGAAAATCCTATTCCACGTTTAGGAGGAGTTTCATTTTTACCAGTACTTCTTCTTGTTATATTAATCATACTTTATGCTAAAGTTAATATATGGAACTTTCGATTAGAGAGATTAGGCATTCTTATGATGTTAGTTTGTGGTATGTTGATTTTATATATAACAGGTATAAAAGACGATATATCGGGAGTTAGCTACCAAAAGAAATTCATCATGCAATTTATTGCATCTGCATTTCTAGTTTCCAGTGGCACGTATATAAATAATTTCTATGGTTTATTTGGTATTTACCAAATTCCAATAGCAATAGGTATTCCATTTACTATAATATTATGCATTTTTATAACTAATTCAATTAATCTGATTGATGGACTTGATGGTTTAGCCTCAGGTATTAGTGCTTTTGCTCTGGTTGCTTACGGTTACATGTTTTTTATTAGCAAGCAATGGAGCTTTTCTATTATTTGCTTTTCAATGCTGGGTATATTGGTACCATTCTTCTATTACAATGTATTTAGTAAGAACAAAATATTTATGGGGGATACAGGATCACTTTTACTAGGTTATTTATTATCTTTTCTTGGAATCAGATTAGCTATGAATATCCCTGAATTATCAGCAAACGGTCCATCAAGTAAGATTCTTACTGCAGGCTCTGCTCTTTTTATCCCAATGTTTGATGCCGTAAAAGTAATGTATGCAAGACTCTGCATTCATCGAAGTATGTTTTGTCCGGATAGAAGACATATACATCATAGATTAATTGATATAGGTATTTCTCAACGAAGTGCCATGTTTATACTGGTATCTGCTGCTATAATTATAACCCTATCTAACTACTGGGGAGCAAAATATATAGACATAAATATTATCTTTATTGCAGATGTAATTACTATATATATTTGCAATAAAGCTATTGCCTATCAAAGATATAAAAAGAAAGTACTAATTACTTCTCTAGTAAAGTTCCCGAAAGAAGAATTTAAGGATCGTAAAAATGAAATCGAGTAA